The Carassius auratus strain Wakin chromosome 40, ASM336829v1, whole genome shotgun sequence genome has a segment encoding these proteins:
- the rnaset2l gene encoding ribonuclease T2-like: MSYDKHILWVCTAALVTGWVLTNDDGHCSGTVMRHSCNWTCMHLTLQWPGSFCIGINNKTICKIPQTVQYWTIHGLWPIRTGHCCDCWLIYHSHLEEIEPDLTKLWPSFIKGKHFFYFWKDEWVKHGTCAGCVETMGSPLLYFQTAVKLRKLYDIDNILEKSRIKTSCEVSYKLDDIRGVLTPLLGENYDLQCVTDSEGREALIQLKIHLSRNQTLGCPKQEQEQKFDLLAWSNSTGHPCPKNSTVFYVPINYENPHEPCN, translated from the exons ATGAGCTACG ATAAACACATCCTGTGGGTCTGCACCGCTGCTCTGGTCACTGGTTGGGTCCTCACAAATGATGACGGACATTGTTCTGGGACTGTCATGAGGCA CTCATGCAACTGGACTTGTATGCATCTCACTCTTCAATGGCCTGGGAGTTTCTGTATT GGCATTAACAACAAAACCATCTGCAAAATACCACAGACGGTTCAATACTGGACCATCCATGGCCTATG GCCTATACGTACTGGTCACTGCTGTGACTGCTGGCTGATATACCATTCCCATCTTGAG GAAATTGAGCCTGATCTCACGAAACTGTGGCCATCTTTTATAAAAGGAAAGCACTTCTTCTACTTCTG GAAGGATGAATGGGTTAAACACGGGACGTGTGCAGGCTGTGTGGAGACCATGGGTTCACCGCTTCTTTATTTCCAGACCGCTGTCAAGCTTCGGAAACTCTATGACATTGATAA tATCTTGGAAAAATCTAGAATCAAAACCTCATGCGAAGTGTCATATAAG CTTGACGACATACGTGGCGTTTTGACCCCGCTGCTTGGAGAAAACTATGATTTGCAATGTGTGACGGACAGCGAG GGCCGTGAAGCGTTGATCCAGCTGAAGATCCATCTCTCCAGGAACCAAACCCTTGGATGCCCCAAACAAGAACAAGAGCAAAAGTTTGATCTGTTAGCGTGGTCTAACAGCACAGGACATCCCTGTCCGAAGAACAGCACTGTCTTTTATGTTCCAATTAACTACGAAAATCCTCATGAACCCTGCAATTAA
- the cox7a1 gene encoding cytochrome c oxidase subunit 7A1, mitochondrial, which produces MKHLLSISRLASRAFSTTVRQMKNKVPERQKVFLEDNGLPVHIKGGTTDVLLYRLTMTITIVGTGFSCYWLLVASMPRRKA; this is translated from the exons ATGAAGCATTTACTG AGTATTTCCCGGCTAGCCTCCCGGGCCTTCAGCACAACAGTCCGGCAAATGAAAAACAAGGTGCCTGAGAGGCAGAAGGTTTTCCTG GAGGATAACGGTCTGCCAGTCCACATTAAGGGAGGCACCACTGATGTGCTTCTGTACCGTTTGACCATGACCATCACAATAGTAG GCACTGGCTTTTCCTGCTACTGGTTGCTGGTGGCCTCTATGCCCAGGAGAAAAGCATAA
- the LOC113058401 gene encoding calcineurin B homologous protein 2-like encodes MGSTSSTLLKIPNAEVLMQETGFSPAHIIRLHDRFKALDKEGRGYLCPQDFGAIKELAMNPIGDRIIGAFFSPGKETVDFSTFVKILAHFRPVDKDRPKEPNSPEPINSRSNKLKFAFQLYDQDKDGKISRDELLKVLRAMLGMQVTEEQLESIADRTIQEADLDRDEAISFEEFRKSLEKVNIDHKMSIRFLR; translated from the exons atgGGTTCGACGAGCTCCACCCTATTAAAAATTCCAAACGCCGAGGTGTTGATGCAAGAAACGGGCT TCTCGCCTGCCCACATTATCCGTCTCCATGATCGCTTCAAAGCCCTGGATAAAGAAGGACGGGGTTATCTCTG TCCCCAGGATTTTGGAGCCATAAAGGAGCTGGCGATGAACCCCATAGGAGACAGAATAATAGGTGCCTTCTTCTCCCCAGG GAAGGAAACGGTGGACTTCAGCACTTTTGTGAAGATCCTGGCTCATTTCCGCCCTGTTGACAAGGACCGACCCAAAGAGCCCAATTCTCCCGAACCCATCAATAGCAGGAGCAACAAACTCAAAT TTGCATTTCAGTTGTATGATCAAGACAAGGATGGCAAGATTTCCAGAGATGAGCTTTTAAAG GTTCTCCGGGCCATGCTCGGGATGCAGGTGACAGAGGAGCAGCTGGAGAGCATAGCAGACCGCACTATACAAGAAGCAGATCTAGACCGGGATGAAGCAATATCCTTTGAGGAGTTTCGTAAG TCTCTGGAGAAGGTCAACATCGACCACAAGATGAGCATTCGGTTCTTGCGTTAG